DNA sequence from the Marinilongibacter aquaticus genome:
CGATGGGCCGATCAGCTCGGGAAATTACGGGGAACTCAGCCGTATGCTGATGTTCATGATCGGTTTGCTCTTTGTTACGGCGATGACAGGTTTTTTCAACACCTACCTCGCGGGATGGCTCGGGCAAAACATTATCCGCGATATCCGTATCGAACTTTACGAAAAAATCCTGAGCTTAAGGTTGCGGTATTTCGACGAAACGCCAATTGGGCGTTTGGTCACGCGGGCGATTTCGGATATTGAAACCCTTTCGAATGTATTCAGCTCGGGTTTTGCGGCCATTGCCGGAGATGTGCTCCAATTGGTATTGATTATTTCTGTAATGTTTTATACCGATTGGCGACTGTCGTTGATCAGCTTGAGTACAATTCCGTTGATGTTGATCAGTACGTACATTTTTAAGGAGAAAGTAAAAAAATCCTTCAATATCGTACGGAATGCCGTTTCAAATCTCAATTCGTTTATGCAGGAGCATATTACGGGAATGAGTTTGGTACAGATTTTCAATTCGGAAAAACTGGCTTTCGATCAGTTTGTGAAAATCAACAAAAAACACCGCGAGGCAAACATTAAGTCTATCCTTTACTATTCGGTCTATTATCCTGTGGCTGAAGTAATTGCGGCCTTGGGCACAGGTTTGGTGGTGTGGTATGGAGCCAAACAGATCATTCAGCCCGATTCGGGTGTGACCTTCGGTACCGTGACGGCCTTCATTATGTTCATCAACCAGTTTTTTAGGCCAATACGCATGATCGCCGACCGCATAAACACCTTGCAACTCGGAATTGTAAGTACCGACCGCATTCTGAAAGTGCTCGACAGCGAAGACATCATTCCGAATGAAGGCACCCTGAAAAAAGAATTGCAAGGCGATGTGGAATTCAAGAATGTATGGTTTGCCTATAAAGACGAAAACTACGTTTTGAAAGACATTTCTTTCCAAGTGAAAGAAGGCGAAACTGTCGCATTTGTGGGTGCAACAGGGGCCGGAAAAAGTTCGATTATCAATTTGCTGACGCGATTCTACGAAATCAACAAAGGCCAAATTTTGATCGACGGTATAGATTTGAAAGAATATGAAGTCTCCAATCTTAGAAAACAGATCGGGATGGTGCTTCAAGATGTGTTCCTCTTTTCCGATACCATTCGCAACAACATCACGTTGAACGACCCCGAGATTTCGGACGAAGAAATTGAGAAAGCCGCCAAGCTTGTGGGCGTAAACAATTTCATTCAACAGCTTCCTGGAGGCTACGATTACAATGTCATGGAACGCGGCTCTACCCTTTCGGTTGGGCAACGCCAATTGATTTCCTTTGTGCGGGCCATGGTGCAAAATCCGCACATAATCGTACTCGACGAAGCCACTTCTTCCATCGATTCAGAATCGGAAGAATTGATTCAAAATGCAATAGAAAAACTCATGAAAGGCCGCACCGCTATTGTGATTGCTCACCGTTTGAGTACCATTCAAAAAGCCGATAAAATTGTGGTGGTAGACAAAGGCCAACTGGTTGAAATGGGCACACACGAAGAACTGCTGAACAAAAAGGGCCATTACGCCAATCTATACGAAATGCAGTACGCGGCCACCGCCGAAGAATAAAGAAAAGGAGGTTGAATTTTAAGTTTAACCTCCTTCAATTTTGCCTTTACTTCCCTCTGAAATTCTTGATGTTGTACGTGAACGTAAGTAAGAAATAGCGGTTCAAAACCAGAGAACGGCTGTCTTCCACATAAGAGTTTGTGGCATTTCTGGCCAAACTGGTGTTCTGGTTCAACAAGTCGAAAGAGGTGATTTTCAACTCAGCTTGCTGCTTTTTCAGGAATTTCTTCCCGATACTGCCGTTGAGCAAGGTAAAGTTGCGATCAAAGCCTTCACCCAAACCTTTGTACAGAATATTCACTCCTTCTGTTTGAATAAAGAAACCCGATTTCGAAGTCCATTTTATGGTTCCATTCACAGTTTGCGTATAATAATTGCTGTTCATTGTCGGGTTCAAACTGTAATTGATAATGTTGTAAGCTCCATTGTAGGATAAAGTGAAATCGAAGTATTGCGAGATGTTGCTGCCAATTACCAAACCGGAGTTGATGCCCAAGTTTTTCGAGACGTTCTCTTGATCATTCGACAAACTCGGACTGGTCGAATAATTCATCCCCAAATTAAAGTTCAAGTTCGATTTGATCAATGCAAGAGGAAAGCCGTAAGTCAGGAATGAGCTCATTTGCCACGCCTTTCCGTAATTCACCGGCAGGGTAAGCTGGCTGCCTTTGGCCAAAAGTACACCCCGGAAAAGCGTGTCCTTCTTGGCTGTATAAATGGCATTCGAGATGTTGTTGTTTGTCAATCCTCCTGTCACATAGGCATACAAACTGGTGGCCTTTTCGGGATTTGTGCTGTTGAAACGCAAACTCAAATTGTGCGAAGTTTCTTGTGTCAAATCGGGATTCCCAGCTTTCAACTGCAGCGGATTGCTGTTGTTTACTACGTTTTGCAATTGACTAATAGACGGTGCGTTTGTCGAGCTACGATAGAAAAGACGAATATTTTTCGTTTTGGAGAACGCATAGCGGATCATCGCGAAAGGCAGCACATTGTTGAACGAACGCCTGAAATCACCCGTAATTGGAAAAGTTTGCTCCGATTTAAGAATAGCTTGCTGGAAATTCAGGTTGAAAATGAACATGAAATCACGGCCTTTGAAATAACGGTAAGACAAACCTTCGGTATGCGTATCGTATTGATTCAAAAACGAGTTGCTCAATGTATTGTTCACCGATTGATATTCGCCCGTATCAGGATTGAAATCATATGTGCGTTTGGTGGCATTGTTGTCGTTGAAACGGCCCTGGTACGAAAAACGCAATTGACTGTGTTCGGAAAGCGGTTCAGTATAATCGATTCTCGCCGTATATGCCGCTGATCTTGTACTGTCGCCGCTAACCTGATTGATAATCTGATTGCTTTGATCCGAGCCAAAATACACGTTCTCCGAATGCAATTCACCTTCACTGTTCGATACATTGTCGTTTTTGCCTACACCCACCGAAAAAGTACGTCCTCTTTTTTCGAAACGGTGACGGAAAAGCAAGTCGCCACCAAAACGGAAGCCCTTCATATTGCTCAATTGATCCGAAGAAATCGTATTCACCAAATCGCCGAAATCGTCCAAGGTTTCACCTGCAAAAAGGTTTGAACTGTGAAAGGTCTGAAAACTCACATTCGGACTAAAAATGATCGAATTCGTTTTGTTGATGTCGTAGGTAATTCGGCCCGACAAACGGTGGTTTAGGTTACGCGAAAATTGATTGCCGTTTTCGGTATAATATTGATTGGTGCCCTCATCAATAAAAGTGGTTCTTTCCAAGGAATCAAGAGTTTGGTTGTTCGATTCATTGAAAAAGTAGCTTCCCGAAAAAGACACCTTATCGAACCATTTATCAATGTAATTCACCCCAATGGCGTGCGTTTTATTGATTCCGCCTTGCCCATTGACCAAGAAATCGCTCGGGTTTGCCCCGCCTCCGCCAAAACCACCGCGGCCTCCGCGACCTCGACGGCCTCCGCCGCCCGAACTGCCCAATGCTCCAAGTAAGTCGTCCGTCGCAAAATTTTGTTGATTAATGTTGTTGGACATCCCAATGAGTGAAAGCCGGGAATCGCCGTTGAAATAGTTCATGTTTGCTCCAGCCGAATAACGGTCATCGGTACCGTACCCCGCGTAGACTTTGCCAAATTCGCCGTTGCTCTTGCCGCTTCGCGTCACGATATTGATGGTCTTATCGGTATTGCCGTCGTCAAAACCCGAAAACTGCGACTGATCGCTTTTCCTATCGAAAACCTCTATTTTCGAAATTATTTCTGCCGGAAGGTTTTTCAAAGCCATCGAAGGGTCATCGCCAAAGAATTCTTTCCCGTCGATCAAAACCTTTTTCACGCTCTCGCCCTGGGCTTTCACCTGCCCGCCTTCTATTTGAATTCCAGGCATTTTTTTCACCAAGTCTTCCGCGGTTGCATCCACGTTCACCTTATACGCATCGGCATTGAACTGCGTGGTGTCTCCCTTTACCTCAACCCTTACCTGCTTGGCTTTCACATTCACTTCATCGGTGACAATCGATTCTACTTTAAGAGCAATTTTACCCAAATCGACTGTTTCGTCTTTCATTTGCACACGCTTACGGTAGGGAGAATATGCCACAGAACTAATCTGCAAAAAATACATGCCGGGCTGTAAATCGGGAATCGAAAAATTGCCCTTTTCGTCGCTTAATGCAGCGTGTACCTGTTCGCCTTGCACAAGTTTCACCGTTGCAGCAATTAGTGGGCTTTGGTCGTCTGCGTCGACCACCTGGCCTTTTAAGGTACTTTGAGCCTGCAAAACTAGGCTCAGTAAACATAGGCTTAAAGTAAGAATGCCTCTCATTTGTTGAAATTTTTGCCATTTGACCACTTTCACTCGAGAAAGTTTAATCGGGTATTTCAACTTAGGCTAAAATGTCTTCGCGAAGAGATGAAGCTTATTTTTCTATCGATATGCTGTTCAATTTTTGACGGACAACCGACCTTGATTTACCTGTCACTTTTGAAGGGCGAATAAATGCATTTCATTCTTCCTCGGATTTAAAGTATTGAAACTTGCCCGAGACCGTATGCGTCAGAATTTGAGGAGCCGTATAAGGTCCAGTAAAGGCTTCGAAATAGGCCACACCTTCGAAAGTACCTTTAATACTGGCCAAGGTTTTTATGCCCAAGCTGTTGGTGGTTTCTTCGATATTCGTGACCGTTACCGACAAAGTTTTGGCTTGCAGTAAATCTTGCAGGCGATCGTCATCGCCATCGTTATCGCTGTCGTATAAAATATAATCGTCGTCTTCGAAGAGAAAACCCGCATCGAAAATCGGATTTCCGTACGTTCCAGAAGGGCCGGCCACCGACTCCCCGACTTCGAAACTACCCGTGTGTGCGGGCAAAACCATCTTCACTTCACGGTATTGGTAATTATCGCCAAACTGCGTAAAATATACGCTGGCTACATCCAAAACTCCTTCATTCGAATCCTCTTTGTACATGTGTCCCAAAATGGTGGTCGATCCTTCTTTTTCTACCAAAGGAATTTTATACGTACCGTTTACTACATTTCCCATGACACTGAATTCTACAAAAGACTCATTCCCCATGGGGTCCGGGTTGTTTTCGCCGTCTTCGGTTTTGGTGCAAGAATTGGAAAATATGGCAAGCAATGCGATAAGTGTAAAATTGATGCTTTTCATTTTAGTCTTGTTTAATGCAGTGTTCAAATCTCTACGTATTAGGGGTAACATTTGAAAGCCTCCTATTGAATGCAGATGAAGATCCGCTTTTGACAAAAAGCATGGAAATTGTACCGAGCCAACTGGTCTGATTCAACTGAGCGTTCAAGTGTAAATCAAATGTAAAAGGAGCCCAGCCCGCAGCCTATCACATATGTTTCAAAGTATAACACATATGTTTTTAGGACTCAAAGCGGCTTTAAAAGGTATTCATTGGGGGTACAGCCGTAGGCCTGTTTGAAACATTTGTTGAAGTACGAAGGGGTGTTGAAACCCACTTGATAGGCGATTTCGGATATGGTGGCGTCCGACTTTCTGAGCAATTCCTTCGCCAATTGCAAGCGTTGCGAGCGTATGAATTCGCTTGCCGATAAACCCACAATAGCCTGTAGTTTTTTGTGCAATTGCGAACGGCTCATCGACATTAAACGGCTGAATTTCTCGCTGGTGAATTCGGGATCGACGATGTTTTTCTCGGTCACTTCTTGCAAACGTTTTAAAAAGTCGGCTTCGGTAGATGTAATGGCAAGGTTGGGATTGATGCTAAAAGTTTGACTGTAATGGGCTTTGAGCTTATTCCGTATTTCCAGAAGCTTGAACACGATAAGCTTCAGTTTTTCGCTGCTGTACGGTTTGGTCACGTAGCTATCCGCCCCCGTTTTGTAGCCTTCAATTTCGTGCCGATCCCCTGCTTTTGCCGTAAGCAGCACCACAGGAATATGACTGGTTAAGGGTTCTTCCTTCACTTCTCTGCACAGATCAATCCCCGACTTTACGGGCAT
Encoded proteins:
- a CDS encoding ABC transporter ATP-binding protein: MQEEKLSGKIFDGKVIKRLIHYIKPYSGRFGLLVFVILLGAALSPILPLMIKYTIDGPISSGNYGELSRMLMFMIGLLFVTAMTGFFNTYLAGWLGQNIIRDIRIELYEKILSLRLRYFDETPIGRLVTRAISDIETLSNVFSSGFAAIAGDVLQLVLIISVMFYTDWRLSLISLSTIPLMLISTYIFKEKVKKSFNIVRNAVSNLNSFMQEHITGMSLVQIFNSEKLAFDQFVKINKKHREANIKSILYYSVYYPVAEVIAALGTGLVVWYGAKQIIQPDSGVTFGTVTAFIMFINQFFRPIRMIADRINTLQLGIVSTDRILKVLDSEDIIPNEGTLKKELQGDVEFKNVWFAYKDENYVLKDISFQVKEGETVAFVGATGAGKSSIINLLTRFYEINKGQILIDGIDLKEYEVSNLRKQIGMVLQDVFLFSDTIRNNITLNDPEISDEEIEKAAKLVGVNNFIQQLPGGYDYNVMERGSTLSVGQRQLISFVRAMVQNPHIIVLDEATSSIDSESEELIQNAIEKLMKGRTAIVIAHRLSTIQKADKIVVVDKGQLVEMGTHEELLNKKGHYANLYEMQYAATAEE
- a CDS encoding outer membrane beta-barrel protein; amino-acid sequence: MRGILTLSLCLLSLVLQAQSTLKGQVVDADDQSPLIAATVKLVQGEQVHAALSDEKGNFSIPDLQPGMYFLQISSVAYSPYRKRVQMKDETVDLGKIALKVESIVTDEVNVKAKQVRVEVKGDTTQFNADAYKVNVDATAEDLVKKMPGIQIEGGQVKAQGESVKKVLIDGKEFFGDDPSMALKNLPAEIISKIEVFDRKSDQSQFSGFDDGNTDKTINIVTRSGKSNGEFGKVYAGYGTDDRYSAGANMNYFNGDSRLSLIGMSNNINQQNFATDDLLGALGSSGGGGRRGRGGRGGFGGGGANPSDFLVNGQGGINKTHAIGVNYIDKWFDKVSFSGSYFFNESNNQTLDSLERTTFIDEGTNQYYTENGNQFSRNLNHRLSGRITYDINKTNSIIFSPNVSFQTFHSSNLFAGETLDDFGDLVNTISSDQLSNMKGFRFGGDLLFRHRFEKRGRTFSVGVGKNDNVSNSEGELHSENVYFGSDQSNQIINQVSGDSTRSAAYTARIDYTEPLSEHSQLRFSYQGRFNDNNATKRTYDFNPDTGEYQSVNNTLSNSFLNQYDTHTEGLSYRYFKGRDFMFIFNLNFQQAILKSEQTFPITGDFRRSFNNVLPFAMIRYAFSKTKNIRLFYRSSTNAPSISQLQNVVNNSNPLQLKAGNPDLTQETSHNLSLRFNSTNPEKATSLYAYVTGGLTNNNISNAIYTAKKDTLFRGVLLAKGSQLTLPVNYGKAWQMSSFLTYGFPLALIKSNLNFNLGMNYSTSPSLSNDQENVSKNLGINSGLVIGSNISQYFDFTLSYNGAYNIINYSLNPTMNSNYYTQTVNGTIKWTSKSGFFIQTEGVNILYKGLGEGFDRNFTLLNGSIGKKFLKKQQAELKITSFDLLNQNTSLARNATNSYVEDSRSLVLNRYFLLTFTYNIKNFRGK